The Moorella glycerini genomic interval CTTCAGGATACTGGTTATCTCATCGGGCCGGATGCTCAAGACTGTTTTTCACCCCTTTGCTCTTTCTGCTCACGCGCCCTTCAGGTGCTCGCCCAAAAGTTCCAGCTTTTTCTTCAGGCTGGCGTCCAGGACCCTGTCCCCGAGGCGGATGACCATGCCGCCCAGGAGGGCCGGGTCCAACGCGGTCTGCAGGCGGATGTTTTGTCCCGTAATATGGGCCAGCCTTTCTTTCAGGGTGGCAGTGACCTCCTCGGAGAGAGGTGCTGCTGCCTGCACTTCCACCGGCAATACCCTGTTTTCCCGGTCTACCAGGCGCCGGAACTGGGCTGCCATTTCCGGCAGGGCCCGCTCCCGGCCTTTGGCCAGGACCAGGTGGAAAAAGTTCTTTAATAACGGGTCGACGTCCGGAAAGAGGGTATCCATTAGCCTTTGCTTCTCCCGGACGGGAATGAGCTGGTGATAAAGGACCCGGCGCAGTTCGGGATTCTCTGCCAGGGCCTGGCCGACCCTTTCCAGGGCGGCGGCAAAGCCGGCCAGGGCACCCTTCTGCCGGGCAACTTCAAAGAGGGCGCGGGCATAACGCCTGGCGATAGTCTGACTACTCATTGCAACCGCTCCACCTCAGCCAGCGCTTCCCGGGCCAGGCGTTCCTGGTCGTCAGGCGTTAAGGTGCGCTCTAAAACTTTGCCGGCCGCCAGGACGGCCAGGGTAGCTGCCTCGCTGCGGATGGCAGCCAGGGCTTTGCTCTTTTCGCCTTCAATCTCGGCCCGGGCCTGTTCCAGAGCCCGGCTGGCTTCTTCTTTCGCCCTGGCGACTATCTCCGCCCGGGTTTCTTCGGCCATCCTGTTGGCCCGGTCTAGTATCGCCTGGGCTTCCTGGCGGGCACCCTGGAGTTGCTGCTGGTACCCGGCCAGCATTTGCTCCGCCTTCGCTTTGGCCGCCGCCGCGTCCTTTAAATTGCCCTCAATTTTGGCCTCGCGGTCGGCCAGGATCTTGCCCAGGGGTTTATAAAGGAGAATATAAAGAACCCCCATGACTACCAGGAGGTTGATGACCTGGAACAAAAAGGTCCAACCGCTAAAATTCAGGGCCTGAAAGATGCCCTGCACGTAGCCACCCCCCTTTCGCTATTCCGGAAAGCAGGACAGGGGCGAATAAGACGGTTTGGCCCGCCTTACCCGCCCGCTTCATTTTAATTAAAGCTTGGTCCACATGAGGATGGCAATAACGAAGGAAAAGAGCGTCAGCGCCTCCATAAAGGCCAGGGCCAGGAGCAGGGTGGTGCGAATGTCGCCGCTGGCCTCGGGCTGGCGGGCTATACCTTCCATCGCTCCGCGGGAAGCATTGCCCTGGCCAAGGGCCGAACCCAGTGCTGCCAGGCCTATGGCCAGGCCGACGCCGATAAAACCTAGTGCTGTCATGTGCATATCCTCCTCTAAGAATGGCTTCCTTTGTGGGCTGGCTATGTTGGTGGTTAGCCAGCCGCTAATTTCCGTTCATTCCCGGGTAACTAATCCCGTAAGTGCGGCTCCTTTAATGCCCGTGGATAAAGTTGGCGATATAAGTAACTGTCAGCAGGGTAAAAACAAAGGCCTGGATCAAGCCCATGAGGACGCCCAGGATCATAATGGGCGTCGGTAATAAAAAGGGCAGCATGATAAACAGGATAGTCACCACCATCTCTTCCCCGAACATATTGCCGAATAAACGCAGGGACAGGGATACCGGCTTGACCAGCTCCTCAATTACATTCAGGGGAAAGAGAAAGGGTGCCGGCTGGAAAAAGTGCTTGATGTAGCCCACCAGGCCCTTTTTACGGATGCCGATTAGCTGGACCAGGATAATGGTAGTCACGGCAAAGGCCGCCGTGGTGGAGAGGTCCATGGTCGGGGGCTTCATCCCGGGGATAAACCAGGATAGATTAAGGCTCAGGATAAAAATAAACAGGGTGGCTACCAGGGGTAGGTAGCGCCGGCCTTCCTTGCCCATGGTTTCCTCCAGGAGGCTGTAGAAAAATTCCAGTAGCATCTCCAAGATGTGCTGGATACCGCGGGGGATAAAGTTTAATTTCCGGGTAGCCAGGAAAACCCCCAGGACCAGGAGGGCCATGATAATCCACGTATTGACCACCGTGGAGTAGACCGGGATGGGCCCCAGGTAAAATACTTGATGGGGCCGGACATGGGCCATTATCTCGCCCAGGGCTTGCAGTCCCACTGTTCTATCCCTCCTTTCCCAGGATAATGAGAATGGCCTGGCCCATATAGGCCAGGACCTGGAGCACCAGCCCTGCCAGCACGCCAAAAAGAAACTCCCTTCCCCCCGCCAGGGCCAGGCCCAGCAGGGCCAGGGACAGACCCGACCGTATGAGGGAACGCCCGAAGAAACGATTAAAGGCCTTCCGGGGCGGCAGGTTGTCCAGGTTATCGACGGCTGCCACCTGCCAGCGGAGTAACAGCAGGGAAACAGGCAAAACACACCCTAACCCGGCAACAAAGGAGTAATAACCGCCCCCCAGGCCGGCTACTGCTCCCAGGGCAGCCATGGCCAGCATGCCTTTTTCAGTCCGGGTGAGTTTTATCTTGAGCATCGGTTTTAATCCCCGGGGCTTCCTTTTCCAGGACACGCAATTCGCTTAAGACACTGCGAAAACCCACCCCTATCCCCAGGAGGACGCCGGCCAGCAGGAAAAGGGGCGACGTGCCCAGCCGCCGGTCCAGCCATCCCCCGCCGTAAAGGCCGAGGAGGGTGCCGGCAATCATGGTAACCCCAAAGGAAAAGGCCATATTGGCATACCTGGCGTAATCCCAGAAATGACGCTTTTTAGCTACCATCGATGTTAAATTGTGCCGGAAGAAAATTTTTATACTCCTGCCAGTCGTAAAACATATTCTCTTTTGTTGACGAAATTCCTGCCGGGAAGAATGTTTATTTTTTAATCCAGGGGATAAAACAACTTTATCCGGACGTAAATTCCTGGGGTCTGGCTATAGTCAGACCGAAATAGTGACGCAGGGCGCCCCGGATACGCCGCGAGGCCTGGCCATCACCATAAGGGTTGACGGCGTGGGCCATCCGCAGGTAAATCTCACGGTCTTCCAGGAGTTCGCCGGCCGCTGCCAGGACCTCCTGGTAGCCCGTGCCCACCAGGCGCACGGTACCGGCAGCAACGGCTTCCGGGCGTTCGGTGACTTCCCGCAGGACCAGCACGGGTTTACCCAGGGCCGGCGCTTCTTCCTGGAGGCCGCCGGAATCCGTCAACACCAGGTAGGAACGGGCCATGAGGTTGACGAAGGGCTCATAATCAAGGGGATCAATTAAGTAAATACGCTCCCGGTTACCGAGGATTTCCCCGGCCAGTTCCCGCACCCGGGGGTTGTAGTGAACGGGGAAAACGACGACTATATCACCATAGCGCTTTACCAGGTCTCGCAGGGCCGTGAATATTTCCTTCATGGGCTCGCCCCAGTTTTCCCGCCGGTGGGCCGTTACCAGGATAACCCGCCACCTTTGCAAATCCAGCTCCTGCAGGCGGGGATCGCTAAAGCAATAGCCGGGGCGCACGGTAGCCTTTAAGGCATCAATAACGGTATTGCCGGTGACGTAGATGTGCTCCGCCGGTACACCTTCCCGCAACAGGTTATCCCGGGCGGTAGCCGTAGGGGCAAAGTGAACGTCGGCCAGGACCCCGGCCAGGCGACGGTTCATCTCCTCCGGGAAGGGGGCGTAGCGGTCCCCCGTCCTTAAGCCCGCCTCGACATGGCCAACGGCAATTTGCTGGTAAAAAGCGGCCAGGGCCGCTACGAAGGTGGTGGTGGTGTCGCCGTGCACCAGGACCAGGTCCGGCCGGGAGGTTTTTAAAACCCCGGCCAGGCCGTTTAAAGCCCTGGTGGTCACTTCTTCCAGGGTCTGGCGGGGCTGCATGATATCCAGGTCATAGTCGGGCTGGATCTGGAACAGGTGGAGGACCTGGTCCAGCATTTCCCGGTGCTGGGCCGTGACGGCCACCTGGCAGCTGAATTCCTCCGGGTAACGGTTTAGTTCTTTTACTACCGGGGCCATTTTGATGGCCTCGGGACGGGTGCCAAAGACGGTAAGTACCTTTAAGGGCGGCATGGAAAAACTCCTCTTATTTCAGATACCTTTTCGCCCTGAGTTTATTGATATGCTCCTCCAGGGCCTGCTGGATGTCGACGCCGTACTGGTCTTCCAGGACAAACATGAGGGAAACGGCCGTCTGGGCCACGTCCAGCAACTCGCGGGTAATGGCCGCCAGGACGGCGTGATGGTCCACCTGGACCTCCTCGCCGCTTAAACCCCGGAGCTTGCCGATGGCCTGGGCCAGTTCCCCGGCTTCTTCCATGAGCTTTAAGGCGGTGGACTCCATGGTAGGTGTCAGGTTGTCCAGTTTGGGTAAGGCGATAATCTTTTGCTGCAAAATAATTCCCTCCCTACTGGTAAGCCCTGGTTAGGGAACTTCCGGGCGCGAGCGGTACCCCTCTTACCCCTCAGTTTGCCTGGGGTGGTGGACGATTTCGATCCCGGCTTCCCGCAGCCAGTCGCGGGCGACCGGGTAGGGCCGGGCATAGACGAGTCTTTTAATCCCGGCCTGGATAATGGTCAGGGCGCACCTTTCGCAGGGATAATCGGTAACGTACATGGTCGCCCCGGCCCGTTCTTCCGGTGAACACTCCAGGAGGGCGTTGATTTCGGCATGGATGGTCCGCCGGCAGTGCTCTCCCTCCATGAGGCAGCCCACATCCAGGCAGTGGGGCAGCCCATGGGGGGCGCCGTTGTAACCGGTACCTTTGATGCGCCTGTCCTTTACCACCACGGCGCCCACGGCCCGCCGGTTGCAGGTGCTCCGGCCGGCCACCTGGAAGGCGATATCCAGGAAGTACTCGTCCCAGCCTTTACGCATAAAACTCACCTGGGGAGTAAAATAACAGCAAAATTTTAGCGGGTAGTTCCCGCCAAACTTAAAAAATTAAATTGCGCGTATCCTGGCTTATTTTAGCATAATTTGTCCTTGTCGGCCAGACTTTTTTAAAGCCCGCCCGGAGTTTTTAACCTCCGGGCGGGCTTTATAGCTCAAGCAAGCTCGGGGTACAGGGGGTAGGCCTGGCAGAGTTCCGCGACGATGCCCCGGGCTGTAGCCAGTTTCTTTGCATCAGGGCCGTAGGAGAGGGCGAGATCTATGGCCCGGGCTACCACCCGCATGGCGTCGGCGTCCATACCCCTGGAGGTCAGGGCGGCCGTGCCCAGGCGGATGCCGCTGGTTACGCTGGGCTTCTCCGGGTCAAAGGGGATAGCGTTTTTATTAACGGTGATCTGGACGGAACTTAAAATATCCTCGGCGTCGCGACCGGTAAGGCCTTTATTGCGCAGGTCCACGAGGAGCAGGTGGTTGTCGGTGCCGCCGGATACCAGGTTAAAACCGTAACCCTGCAGGGCTTCGGCCAGGGTACGGGCGTTGGTGACAATCCTCTCCTGGTAACGCTTGAATTCGGGCAGCATGGCTTCCTTTAAGGCCACCGCTTTGGCGGCGATGACGTGCATCAGGGGCCCGCCCTGGATGCCGGGAAAGACCGCCTTGTCGATCTCCCTGGCGTATTCCCTGGTGGTAAGGATAATACCCCCCCGCGGCCCGCGCATGGTCTTGTGGGTGGTAGTGGTCACAAAATGGGCGTAGGGCAGGGGGCTGGGGTGGATGCCGGCGGCCACCAGGCCGGCGATGTGGGCCATGTCCACCATGAGCAGGGCCCCGACTTCGTCGGCTATCTCCCGGAAGCGGGCAAAATCGATCACCCGCGGGTAAGCGCTGGCCCCGGCGACAATGAGTTTGGGCCGCTCTTCCCGGGCTATCCGGGCTACTGCATCGTAATCAATCCGGCCGGTATCGGGGTTGACGCCGTAAAAGGAAAAATTATAATACCGGCCGGAGAGGCTGACCGGGCTGCCGTGGGTCAGGTGACCGCCGTGGGCCAGGTTCATCCCCAGGGCTTTATCGCCGGGGTTAAGGACGGCGAGATAGACGGCGGTATTGGCCTGGCTGCCGGAATGGGGCTGGACGTTGGCATGTTCGGCGCCGAAAAGGGCTTTAGCCCGCTCCCGGGCCAGGTTTTCGACTACATCGACCCACTCGCAGCCGCCGTAATAGCGTTTGCCCGGGTAGCCTTCGGCGTATTTATTGGTCAGGACCGAACTGTAGGCTTCCATGACGGCCCGGCTGACGAAGTTCTCCGAGGCGATGAGTTCCAGGTGGGTGCGCTGGCGTTGCAACTCGCCTTTAACGGCCTCGACCAGTTCCGGGTCCACACGAGCTACGGTTTCTAAGTTCATTAAATTTCCCTCCTGTTTTGCTGCTGGAAACTCTTCCCCCTGCCAGCTTCTAATTTCCTGGCTTCTTGGTCCTCATCCTTGTCCCGCTTCCAGCTGTAACAACCGGCTATTACTCCTGCCTTCAATCTTGCCGCCGCTGAAATACATATACCGCCCGTTCACCACCAATGAGGGGGGGCCGCGTCCGGGCCGCCGTGACGGGGGCGCTGCCGACGGTCTTGACCTGCAGGCGGACGGGCACGGCTACCGGCCGCAGGTGCATGCCGATGAGGGTGGCGCCGATGTCCAGGCCGGCATGGGCCTGGAGCCCGGCCACCACCACCGGCCGGTGCAGGGCGGCATAGGCAGCCGTGGCCAGGGAACCGCCGGCCTTGGGCGCGGGGACGACTGTTACCACCGGCAGGTCGTAAAGCCTGGCGGCGCCGGCCTCGATGACCAGGGCCCTGTTTAAATGTTCGCAACACTGGGCCGCCAGGTACACCTGGGCGGCACTGGTGGCCTGGAGCAGGCCTTCTACCACGGCCTGGCCTATTTCCAGGGAAGAGGCCGTGCCAATCCGCTGGCCCGTGATCTCGCTGGTGCTGCAGCCGGCCACCAGCATCTGGCCGGGCTTTAGAGCGGCAGCTTCAATAAGCTCGGTAGCAGCTGCTTTAACTGCCGCCGTGATGGTGCTTAAGTCGACCATTCTCTCCGTCCTCCCTGCCCGCCCTATTTTCCTGCCGGCAGTAACCGGCCTCCATGGCGCTAATTTTGGCTACCCGGCGGGCATGACGGCCACCGCTAAATTCGGCCGCCAGCCAGGTGGCGACAATTTCCAGGGCCAGCCCGGGGCCGATGACCCGCTCTCCCATGGTCAGGATATTGGCATCGTTATGTTCCCGCGCCGCCCGGGCCGAAAAGGTATCGTGGCAAAGGGCGGCGCGGATGCCCGGGACTTTATTGGCCGCGATGCAGACGCCTATCCCCGTGCCGCAGCAGAGGATACCCCGGTCGTAGGCGCCGCTGGCCACAGCTTCGGCCACCTTGCGGGCATAGTCGGGGTAATCTACCGCCTCGGCATTATAGGTACCGAAGTCATAGTTGGCAATGCCCTGCCGGTCCAGGTACTCCTTAATTGCTGCCTTAAGGTGAAAACCGCCGTGATCGCTACCCAGGGCGATACGCAATCTTACTGCACCTCTTACGGCAAAGATTAAATACTACTTAATTTTATTCGCCATATTAACGTTAATTCCTGCTCAAGTTACCCAACTTATTTTTTCTCTTGTGAATATTTCTCCAGGGCCTGTCCAACAAGTTCGGCCAGTTCTCTGGCCGTAGCCTGGTAAACTTCCAGGGGCCGGCCAAAGGGATCGGGAATATCGTCATCAACAGTAACAGGCGGTTCTTCCGCAGCCGCTCTTGCACCCGTCTCTTCCCGGGGCTCCCCTGGCGAGGGCTTTTCTTCCCCATCCCGGACATACTCTTTGAGGGTAAAGGTTTTTCCCCGGGCCTCGGGGTAAAGCCGGAGGAGGTATTCTTTGTGGGCCCTGGTCATGGTTAAAATCAGGCCAGCTTCTTCTACCAGGGCTCCTGTAACCTGACGGGCGCGGTGGTCCTGGAGATCTATACCCATGGCCGCCACTGCCTGGATGGCTTGCGGTGTTGCCGGGTCCCCTTCCCTGGCGGCCAGGCCGGCCGAGGCAATATCAATATCTAAGCCCCGCTCTTCCTTTATATGGGCGGCAATGGCCGCCGCCATGCTGCTGCGGCAGGTGTTACCGGTACAGACAAAAAGAATACCGGGCATATCCTATACCCCCATCAACATTTTTAAGCCGATACCCACCAGAATCAGGCCGCCGATAACCTCGGCCCTGTTGCCCAGGTAGGCGCCCAGGCGCCGGCCGGCCAGGAGCCCCAGGACCGTCATGGTCCCGGCAATAAAACCCATGGTCAGGACCGTCAGGGGTACATTGACGCTGATGGCGCCCAGGCCAAAACCGACGCTGAGGGCGTCCAGGCTGACGCTGCCGGCCATGAGCAGGATGGCCATCAGGCCACCGATCACGCCCCCCTGGCCTGGAACGGCCCGCAGCACCTGCCCGGCCAGGCCACCGCTTTCCGTCCTGGTCGTGAGGGCCTCCCAGAGCATCAGCCCCCCCATGCCGGCCAGGACCAGGGCGCCGATAACGGCCGCCAGTTTCCCCAGGAGCCGGCCCAGGAGCAGGCCCAGGTAGAGGCCCGTCAGGGGCATAATGATGTGAAAAATACCAACGATGCCGGCAAAGAGCAGGGCCTGCCGGCCCCGGAGCCCCCCCAGGGCCAGGCCGGTAGCCAGAGAAAAGGCATCGGTCCCCAGGGCCATGGCTACCAGGATGAGACCTAACGGCTCCATATCAATGCCTCCATCTTAAGCCTGGATGATGCGGTTGGCAGCTGACTTGCGCAGGCGGTTCATGATGGCCAGGCCCAGGCCTTCTTCGGCAATGGTTTCGGCCAGGATGATGTCGGCCCGGTGGCGGTCACAGTTGCGCAAGGCACTGAAAAGATTGGCGGCAATGGTAGCCGGCTGGGAGCGGCTGCCCAGGACCTCCAGGTAATCGGGCCGGGGCTCCTGCTGGTAGGCCGCGGCCGTTTCCCTGGTCGCCAGCACGGCCACCCGGCGTCCCCTTTGCTGCCAGGCTGCCACCAGGGCCCGGATTTTAGCCGTCACCCGGTCCAGTTCGCCGGTAATGAGATAAACTTCGCCCCGCGGGGCATAGTGTTTATACTTCATCCCCGGCGCTCGCGGCTGCGCCACCT includes:
- the atpH gene encoding ATP synthase F1 subunit delta, giving the protein MSSQTIARRYARALFEVARQKGALAGFAAALERVGQALAENPELRRVLYHQLIPVREKQRLMDTLFPDVDPLLKNFFHLVLAKGRERALPEMAAQFRRLVDRENRVLPVEVQAAAPLSEEVTATLKERLAHITGQNIRLQTALDPALLGGMVIRLGDRVLDASLKKKLELLGEHLKGA
- the atpF gene encoding F0F1 ATP synthase subunit B, encoding MQGIFQALNFSGWTFLFQVINLLVVMGVLYILLYKPLGKILADREAKIEGNLKDAAAAKAKAEQMLAGYQQQLQGARQEAQAILDRANRMAEETRAEIVARAKEEASRALEQARAEIEGEKSKALAAIRSEAATLAVLAAGKVLERTLTPDDQERLAREALAEVERLQ
- the atpE gene encoding ATP synthase F0 subunit C, translating into MHMTALGFIGVGLAIGLAALGSALGQGNASRGAMEGIARQPEASGDIRTTLLLALAFMEALTLFSFVIAILMWTKL
- the atpB gene encoding F0F1 ATP synthase subunit A, with protein sequence MGLQALGEIMAHVRPHQVFYLGPIPVYSTVVNTWIIMALLVLGVFLATRKLNFIPRGIQHILEMLLEFFYSLLEETMGKEGRRYLPLVATLFIFILSLNLSWFIPGMKPPTMDLSTTAAFAVTTIILVQLIGIRKKGLVGYIKHFFQPAPFLFPLNVIEELVKPVSLSLRLFGNMFGEEMVVTILFIMLPFLLPTPIMILGVLMGLIQAFVFTLLTVTYIANFIHGH
- a CDS encoding AtpZ/AtpI family protein — translated: MVAKKRHFWDYARYANMAFSFGVTMIAGTLLGLYGGGWLDRRLGTSPLFLLAGVLLGIGVGFRSVLSELRVLEKEAPGIKTDAQDKTHPD
- the wecB gene encoding non-hydrolyzing UDP-N-acetylglucosamine 2-epimerase, yielding MPPLKVLTVFGTRPEAIKMAPVVKELNRYPEEFSCQVAVTAQHREMLDQVLHLFQIQPDYDLDIMQPRQTLEEVTTRALNGLAGVLKTSRPDLVLVHGDTTTTFVAALAAFYQQIAVGHVEAGLRTGDRYAPFPEEMNRRLAGVLADVHFAPTATARDNLLREGVPAEHIYVTGNTVIDALKATVRPGYCFSDPRLQELDLQRWRVILVTAHRRENWGEPMKEIFTALRDLVKRYGDIVVVFPVHYNPRVRELAGEILGNRERIYLIDPLDYEPFVNLMARSYLVLTDSGGLQEEAPALGKPVLVLREVTERPEAVAAGTVRLVGTGYQEVLAAAGELLEDREIYLRMAHAVNPYGDGQASRRIRGALRHYFGLTIARPQEFTSG
- a CDS encoding MazG-like family protein — encoded protein: MQQKIIALPKLDNLTPTMESTALKLMEEAGELAQAIGKLRGLSGEEVQVDHHAVLAAITRELLDVAQTAVSLMFVLEDQYGVDIQQALEEHINKLRAKRYLK
- a CDS encoding deoxycytidylate deaminase, with the protein product MRKGWDEYFLDIAFQVAGRSTCNRRAVGAVVVKDRRIKGTGYNGAPHGLPHCLDVGCLMEGEHCRRTIHAEINALLECSPEERAGATMYVTDYPCERCALTIIQAGIKRLVYARPYPVARDWLREAGIEIVHHPRQTEG
- the glyA gene encoding serine hydroxymethyltransferase, which produces MNLETVARVDPELVEAVKGELQRQRTHLELIASENFVSRAVMEAYSSVLTNKYAEGYPGKRYYGGCEWVDVVENLARERAKALFGAEHANVQPHSGSQANTAVYLAVLNPGDKALGMNLAHGGHLTHGSPVSLSGRYYNFSFYGVNPDTGRIDYDAVARIAREERPKLIVAGASAYPRVIDFARFREIADEVGALLMVDMAHIAGLVAAGIHPSPLPYAHFVTTTTHKTMRGPRGGIILTTREYAREIDKAVFPGIQGGPLMHVIAAKAVALKEAMLPEFKRYQERIVTNARTLAEALQGYGFNLVSGGTDNHLLLVDLRNKGLTGRDAEDILSSVQITVNKNAIPFDPEKPSVTSGIRLGTAALTSRGMDADAMRVVARAIDLALSYGPDAKKLATARGIVAELCQAYPLYPELA
- a CDS encoding TIGR01440 family protein gives rise to the protein MVDLSTITAAVKAAATELIEAAALKPGQMLVAGCSTSEITGQRIGTASSLEIGQAVVEGLLQATSAAQVYLAAQCCEHLNRALVIEAGAARLYDLPVVTVVPAPKAGGSLATAAYAALHRPVVVAGLQAHAGLDIGATLIGMHLRPVAVPVRLQVKTVGSAPVTAARTRPPLIGGERAVYVFQRRQD
- the rpiB gene encoding ribose 5-phosphate isomerase B, whose translation is MRIALGSDHGGFHLKAAIKEYLDRQGIANYDFGTYNAEAVDYPDYARKVAEAVASGAYDRGILCCGTGIGVCIAANKVPGIRAALCHDTFSARAAREHNDANILTMGERVIGPGLALEIVATWLAAEFSGGRHARRVAKISAMEAGYCRQENRAGREDGENGRLKHHHGGS
- a CDS encoding low molecular weight protein arginine phosphatase; the encoded protein is MPGILFVCTGNTCRSSMAAAIAAHIKEERGLDIDIASAGLAAREGDPATPQAIQAVAAMGIDLQDHRARQVTGALVEEAGLILTMTRAHKEYLLRLYPEARGKTFTLKEYVRDGEEKPSPGEPREETGARAAAEEPPVTVDDDIPDPFGRPLEVYQATARELAELVGQALEKYSQEKK
- a CDS encoding manganese efflux pump MntP: MEPLGLILVAMALGTDAFSLATGLALGGLRGRQALLFAGIVGIFHIIMPLTGLYLGLLLGRLLGKLAAVIGALVLAGMGGLMLWEALTTRTESGGLAGQVLRAVPGQGGVIGGLMAILLMAGSVSLDALSVGFGLGAISVNVPLTVLTMGFIAGTMTVLGLLAGRRLGAYLGNRAEVIGGLILVGIGLKMLMGV